A section of the Brienomyrus brachyistius isolate T26 unplaced genomic scaffold, BBRACH_0.4 scaffold47, whole genome shotgun sequence genome encodes:
- the dkk2 gene encoding dickkopf-related protein 2 isoform X1, whose protein sequence is METLIYPFKPQIDGLEACVLLSAGSLGGSLQPFKHGEQSSPQTGCKDLQANSVYIPPTPRTWILNNIFCCWLRRTDSCGAAQKMLFIKEMYPCTSDKECSKGTYCHCPQHGAPHCLKCRRRKKPCNRDTMCCPGNYCSHNICVPVSDRLVSPRVPKLKDHKKLASKEHGWKKNQIKPAVVKGHEGDPCLRSSDCMEGYCCARHFWTKMCKPVLRQGEVCTRQRRKGSHGLELFQRCDCAKGLACKSCCILHHWRRISIQLLSKYRPLQSS, encoded by the exons ATGGAAACCTTAATATATCCATTTAAGCCACAGATCGACGGTTTGGAGGCCTGTGTTTTACTCTCCGCCGGGTCACTAGGTGGCTCTTTACAGCCTTTCAAACATGGGGAACAGAGTTCCCCTCAGACGGGATGTAAAGACCTGCAAGCTAACTCCGTttatatcccccccacccccagaacaTGGATATTGAATAACATATTTTGTTGTTGGTTGAGGCGAACAGATTCCTGCGgag CTGCGCAGAAGATGCTTTTTATCAAAGAG ATGTATCCTTGCACCAGTGATAAGGAGTGCAGCAAGGGGACCTACTGTCACTGCCCGCAGCACGGCGCCCCCCACTGTCTCAAATGCAGGCGGCGGAAGAAGCCTTGCAATCGAGACACCATGTGTTGCCCTGGCAACTACTGCAGCCACA ATATTTGTGTTCCTGTCTCAGACCGACTTGTGTCACCACGTGTCCCGAAGCTGAAGGACCATAAAAAGCTTGCGTCTAAGGAGCACGGCTGGAAAAAGAACCAGATAAAGCCTGCTGTTGTCAAAG GTCACGAGGGCGACCCCTGCCTGCGCTCCTCGGACTGCATGGAGGGCTACTGCTGCGCCCGCCACTTCTGGACTAAGATGTGTAAGCCAGTGCTGCGGCAAGGCGAGGTTTGCACGCGCCAGCGCAGGAAGGGCTCCCACGGCCTCGAGCTCTTCCAGCGCTGCGACTGTGCCAAGGGCCTCGCCTGCAAG AGTTGTTGTATCTTGCATCACTGGAGACGAATCTCAATACAACTGCTGTCGAAATACCGTCCACTACAATCCAGCTAG
- the dkk2 gene encoding dickkopf-related protein 2 isoform X5 codes for METLIYPFKPQIDGLEACVLLSAGSLGGSLQPFKHGEQSSPQTGCKDLQANSVYIPPTPRTWILNNIFCCWLRRTDSCGAAQKMLFIKEMYPCTSDKECSKGTYCHCPQHGAPHCLKCRRRKKPCNRDTMCCPGNYCSHNICVPVSDRLVSPRVPKLKDHKKLASKEHGWKKNQIKPAVVKGHEGDPCLRSSDCMEGYCCARHFWTKM; via the exons ATGGAAACCTTAATATATCCATTTAAGCCACAGATCGACGGTTTGGAGGCCTGTGTTTTACTCTCCGCCGGGTCACTAGGTGGCTCTTTACAGCCTTTCAAACATGGGGAACAGAGTTCCCCTCAGACGGGATGTAAAGACCTGCAAGCTAACTCCGTttatatcccccccacccccagaacaTGGATATTGAATAACATATTTTGTTGTTGGTTGAGGCGAACAGATTCCTGCGgag CTGCGCAGAAGATGCTTTTTATCAAAGAG ATGTATCCTTGCACCAGTGATAAGGAGTGCAGCAAGGGGACCTACTGTCACTGCCCGCAGCACGGCGCCCCCCACTGTCTCAAATGCAGGCGGCGGAAGAAGCCTTGCAATCGAGACACCATGTGTTGCCCTGGCAACTACTGCAGCCACA ATATTTGTGTTCCTGTCTCAGACCGACTTGTGTCACCACGTGTCCCGAAGCTGAAGGACCATAAAAAGCTTGCGTCTAAGGAGCACGGCTGGAAAAAGAACCAGATAAAGCCTGCTGTTGTCAAAG GTCACGAGGGCGACCCCTGCCTGCGCTCCTCGGACTGCATGGAGGGCTACTGCTGCGCCCGCCACTTCTGGACTAAGATGT AG
- the dkk2 gene encoding dickkopf-related protein 2 isoform X2, which yields METLIYPFKPQIDGLEACVLLSAGSLGGSLQPFKHGEQSSPQTGCKDLQANSVYIPPTPRTWILNNIFCCWLRRTDSCGAAQKMLFIKEMYPCTSDKECSKGTYCHCPQHGAPHCLKCRRRKKPCNRDTMCCPGNYCSHNICVPVSDRLVSPRVPKLKDHKKLASKEHGWKKNQIKPAVVKGHEGDPCLRSSDCMEGYCCARHFWTKMCKPVLRQGEVCTRQRRKGSHGLELFQRCDCAKGLACKVWTDATSGTKSRLHVCQRV from the exons ATGGAAACCTTAATATATCCATTTAAGCCACAGATCGACGGTTTGGAGGCCTGTGTTTTACTCTCCGCCGGGTCACTAGGTGGCTCTTTACAGCCTTTCAAACATGGGGAACAGAGTTCCCCTCAGACGGGATGTAAAGACCTGCAAGCTAACTCCGTttatatcccccccacccccagaacaTGGATATTGAATAACATATTTTGTTGTTGGTTGAGGCGAACAGATTCCTGCGgag CTGCGCAGAAGATGCTTTTTATCAAAGAG ATGTATCCTTGCACCAGTGATAAGGAGTGCAGCAAGGGGACCTACTGTCACTGCCCGCAGCACGGCGCCCCCCACTGTCTCAAATGCAGGCGGCGGAAGAAGCCTTGCAATCGAGACACCATGTGTTGCCCTGGCAACTACTGCAGCCACA ATATTTGTGTTCCTGTCTCAGACCGACTTGTGTCACCACGTGTCCCGAAGCTGAAGGACCATAAAAAGCTTGCGTCTAAGGAGCACGGCTGGAAAAAGAACCAGATAAAGCCTGCTGTTGTCAAAG GTCACGAGGGCGACCCCTGCCTGCGCTCCTCGGACTGCATGGAGGGCTACTGCTGCGCCCGCCACTTCTGGACTAAGATGTGTAAGCCAGTGCTGCGGCAAGGCGAGGTTTGCACGCGCCAGCGCAGGAAGGGCTCCCACGGCCTCGAGCTCTTCCAGCGCTGCGACTGTGCCAAGGGCCTCGCCTGCAAGGTGTGGACAGACGCCACCTCGGGCACCAAGTCCCGCCTCCACGTGTGCCAGAGGGTTTGA